From a region of the Leptospira montravelensis genome:
- a CDS encoding TetR/AcrR family transcriptional regulator, producing MAETKHFNDSFERISEEKRNRILSTAISEFANRGFTSANTNTIAQKAGISVGSLYKYFETKEDFFLTVVDHGITQLEKTLESVLSLDLDLFGKIEKIIRIIQTHSRINQDIIRLYNEMTTESNYELITRLSGELESLSAKCYIEMINLAKKEGTISSDIDSNLSAFLLDNIFMTLQFSYSTVYYKERMKIYLGEDVFDKDEDIVAGVMRVIRRALGG from the coding sequence ATGGCAGAGACAAAGCATTTTAATGACAGTTTTGAACGAATTTCCGAAGAAAAACGAAATCGAATTTTATCCACAGCCATTTCTGAATTTGCCAACCGTGGGTTTACCAGCGCCAATACGAATACCATCGCCCAAAAAGCGGGGATCAGTGTCGGTTCCCTCTATAAATACTTCGAAACCAAAGAGGATTTTTTCCTCACGGTTGTGGATCATGGAATCACCCAATTAGAAAAAACCTTAGAATCTGTTCTTTCCTTGGATCTGGATTTGTTTGGCAAAATAGAAAAGATCATTCGCATCATCCAAACCCACTCGCGGATCAACCAAGACATCATCCGTCTCTACAATGAAATGACAACGGAAAGTAATTATGAACTCATCACACGTCTTTCCGGTGAGCTTGAATCTTTATCTGCAAAATGTTATATTGAAATGATCAATCTTGCCAAAAAAGAAGGAACCATCTCCTCCGATATCGACAGTAACCTTTCTGCATTTTTACTAGATAATATCTTTATGACCCTACAATTTTCGTATTCCACCGTATATTATAAAGAACGCATGAAGATCTATTTAGGGGAAGATGTGTTTGATAAGGATGAAGACATTGTGGCGGGGGTTATGCGAGTGATCCGTAGAGCGCTTGGTGGGTAG
- a CDS encoding aspartate aminotransferase family protein yields the protein MAQGFSMNEYPDVDQVYKDLRKLISLPIRSIRKDAMDDIIHNYFDKKCSKSKAMITKASEYIPGGVQHNLSFNHPFPLVFTKASGAYLYDLDGNKYIDFLQAGGPTVLGSNPTSVRKKVIELLDTTGPVTGLFHEYEYKLAEKIVELVPSVEMFRMLGSGTEACMASIRVARLATKKKNIVKMGGAYHGWSDQLAYGLRIPGTRHFEANGVPKSIFKYTQEFYPNDLNALESVLKRNRFRGGTAAVLIEPVGPESGTRPLDRNFNKGVRELCDKYGALLIFDEVVTAFRIGLSGAQGYYGVTPDLTIFGKVVAGGYPSAGGLGGKKEYMKYVSAGLQTGTKKALIGGTMAANPLSSAAGYFTLCEMEKTGALEKSGRAGDRLTKGLQKLIKKYDLPFVAFNQGSICHLETVGTMLLDINIMKFWTIKKTISEAHKRKHAMEEMGAAYMSEGLVTLAGSRLYTSASDTDEVIDDALKRFDRVFQKVEGVA from the coding sequence ATGGCCCAAGGCTTTTCCATGAACGAATACCCAGACGTAGACCAAGTTTATAAAGATTTAAGGAAACTCATTTCCCTTCCCATCCGCTCCATTCGTAAAGACGCAATGGATGATATCATTCATAATTACTTTGATAAAAAATGCAGTAAGTCCAAAGCCATGATCACCAAGGCTTCGGAGTACATTCCAGGTGGTGTTCAACACAACCTTTCCTTCAATCACCCCTTCCCACTTGTATTCACAAAAGCATCGGGTGCTTATCTCTACGATTTAGACGGAAACAAATACATCGATTTTTTACAAGCGGGCGGGCCAACAGTTCTTGGCAGTAACCCAACTTCTGTCCGAAAAAAAGTCATCGAACTTCTAGACACAACAGGTCCTGTCACTGGCCTCTTTCACGAATACGAATACAAGTTAGCTGAAAAAATTGTCGAGTTAGTTCCTTCTGTGGAAATGTTTCGGATGCTCGGCTCGGGAACCGAAGCTTGTATGGCATCCATTCGTGTGGCAAGACTTGCCACTAAGAAAAAAAACATCGTGAAGATGGGTGGAGCCTATCATGGTTGGAGTGACCAATTGGCTTATGGACTACGAATCCCAGGCACAAGGCATTTTGAAGCCAATGGAGTTCCTAAATCCATTTTCAAATACACGCAAGAATTTTATCCGAACGATTTGAACGCTTTAGAATCTGTTCTCAAACGAAATCGTTTCCGTGGTGGCACTGCTGCTGTTCTCATTGAACCAGTAGGACCAGAAAGTGGAACAAGACCTCTTGACCGTAATTTCAACAAAGGTGTTAGAGAACTTTGTGATAAATATGGTGCCCTTCTTATTTTTGATGAAGTGGTTACCGCATTCCGTATCGGACTCAGTGGTGCTCAAGGGTATTACGGTGTGACTCCTGATCTTACTATTTTTGGAAAAGTAGTGGCTGGTGGATATCCGTCAGCTGGTGGACTAGGTGGTAAAAAAGAATACATGAAATATGTATCGGCAGGTCTTCAAACAGGCACCAAAAAGGCGTTAATCGGTGGAACGATGGCAGCAAACCCACTCAGTTCAGCCGCTGGTTATTTTACACTTTGCGAAATGGAAAAAACAGGGGCTCTTGAAAAATCAGGAAGAGCGGGAGACCGTCTTACAAAAGGATTACAAAAACTGATCAAAAAGTATGACCTTCCTTTTGTTGCCTTTAACCAAGGTTCCATTTGCCACTTAGAAACCGTAGGCACTATGTTACTCGATATCAACATAATGAAGTTCTGGACCATTAAAAAAACCATCTCTGAAGCTCATAAACGAAAACATGCGATGGAAGAAATGGGAGCTGCTTATATGTCTGAAGGACTTGTGACTCTGGCAGGAAGTAGACTTTATACCAGTGCTTCTGATACGGACGAAGTGATCGATGACGCCCTCAAACGATTTGATCGTGTGTTTCAAAAAGTGGAAGGTGTGGCTTAA
- the fliF gene encoding flagellar basal-body MS-ring/collar protein FliF — protein sequence MPEPLQKIIDNLKELFNKLDKTKKMILGGVLAVVVVAVIILSNVSSQRNRVVLFKDLDSKDFSEVTKKLDALGYSYGSSETNLITVDPEQRQEIVTKLAQENLIPAGVTGWELFDIEKFTETQFDKDIKKYRALKGAIEKSLNTLRPIERSDVNIAIPEGDLFESNSYPVKASVILHFKPGVEGMSKKEIKGIVNLVARAVPKLKPENVSVADPDGKIISDFEEDLEKERLELRIVQEKLRIEEEERVKRLIDIRNTLRWYLGGEDRVDITRFEYSFNWDQESLTENEVLPVVAEEDNPDTPYNERKLVDGYSLKVSSKETKESFKGRGFTPDGPAGTEPNLPPGYKDTDYQKAEYSKDENINNYEFNKRVKDIKRQPWKIEKIGLSVVVDGVWERKEREDGMGYDRKYIPVAENDLKLVRKNLEAAIGYTRSRGDQISVITIPKDRTEQFRAEDEEYQRQRAIRNMVIASLVILILLILAILVYRAIKKEIARRRRLREEELAAQQQMMREAALRVMDEGGAEVELSLDEKLRRELLENAINLAKEKPEDVAQLLRTWLAEEEQT from the coding sequence ATGCCTGAACCACTGCAAAAAATCATCGATAATCTCAAAGAGTTATTCAACAAACTCGATAAAACCAAAAAAATGATTTTGGGTGGTGTGCTTGCCGTTGTGGTGGTGGCAGTCATCATTTTATCCAATGTCTCGTCCCAACGCAATCGTGTGGTTCTCTTTAAGGATTTGGATTCCAAAGACTTTTCTGAGGTTACCAAAAAACTGGATGCCCTTGGTTATTCTTATGGTTCAAGTGAAACAAATCTCATCACTGTAGATCCCGAACAAAGACAAGAGATCGTCACAAAACTTGCACAAGAAAATTTAATTCCTGCAGGTGTGACTGGTTGGGAATTATTCGACATTGAAAAATTTACAGAAACCCAATTCGACAAAGACATTAAAAAATACAGAGCACTCAAAGGTGCGATTGAAAAATCTCTCAATACATTAAGACCTATCGAAAGATCCGATGTCAACATCGCCATTCCTGAAGGTGATCTTTTTGAATCCAATTCCTATCCAGTGAAAGCCAGTGTAATTTTACACTTCAAACCGGGTGTCGAAGGAATGAGTAAAAAAGAAATCAAAGGGATTGTGAACTTAGTCGCTCGTGCGGTTCCTAAGTTAAAACCAGAAAACGTAAGTGTGGCCGATCCTGATGGTAAAATCATTTCTGACTTTGAAGAAGATTTAGAAAAAGAAAGATTAGAACTTCGTATCGTTCAAGAAAAACTTAGAATTGAAGAAGAAGAACGAGTCAAACGGCTCATCGACATTCGTAATACCCTTCGTTGGTATTTGGGTGGAGAAGATCGTGTGGACATCACACGTTTTGAATATTCCTTCAATTGGGACCAAGAGTCCTTAACAGAAAACGAAGTATTACCTGTGGTTGCGGAAGAAGACAATCCTGATACACCATATAACGAAAGAAAGTTGGTTGATGGATATTCTTTAAAAGTATCTTCCAAAGAAACAAAAGAATCTTTTAAAGGACGCGGGTTTACGCCCGATGGCCCAGCAGGAACCGAGCCAAACCTTCCTCCTGGTTATAAAGATACTGACTACCAAAAAGCAGAATATTCCAAAGACGAAAATATCAATAACTATGAATTCAACAAACGTGTGAAAGATATCAAACGCCAACCTTGGAAAATTGAAAAAATTGGTTTATCCGTAGTTGTGGATGGTGTTTGGGAACGAAAAGAACGCGAAGATGGAATGGGATATGATAGAAAGTACATTCCAGTTGCCGAAAATGATCTAAAACTCGTTCGTAAAAACTTAGAAGCAGCCATTGGATACACAAGATCTCGTGGTGACCAAATTAGTGTCATCACCATTCCCAAAGATAGAACCGAACAATTCCGTGCGGAAGACGAAGAGTATCAAAGACAACGTGCCATTCGTAATATGGTGATTGCTTCTCTTGTTATTTTAATTCTCTTAATACTAGCTATCTTAGTCTATCGTGCGATCAAAAAAGAAATCGCAAGAAGAAGAAGACTCAGAGAAGAAGAACTGGCAGCCCAACAACAAATGATGCGGGAAGCAGCTCTACGAGTGATGGACGAAGGGGGAGCCGAAGTCGAACTCTCCCTCGACGAAAAACTCAGACGAGAGTTACTCGAAAACGCAATTAACCTAGCAAAAGAAAAACCAGAAGATGTGGCACAGTTATTACGCACTTGGCTTGCTGAGGAAGAACAAACTTAA
- a CDS encoding adenylate/guanylate cyclase domain-containing protein gives MESYPLIYFLKPEGIISDWEYFWYQIPYGAPGILTFFVGVFLSYFAFQKFRKSDVDNKIFHLNLTISFISFGSVGLVLTTRAWIQDVNTLVFWNDLLYFLVAPLAPTAFYMAYHMTGKQSKLLLYYSYLCWLASFVLYFGVLIGKGFETTIFEFPFGKYPRGSSFVRPWGILAPLGYFILILPSFIKHYQYIRKHYHLTLFHGVNLLFLLTTLNAPSILGFKVYPGGFFLFIPMLLVAYGVFRSDFFDVNELLFQKNGMFYFLFALLSFVLIFISFGVSFGLSPDAYESAKWYPWGIPPVVSVFGAVFLSIIVAGANPSARINQLCAFALILTGFYVIQSVPLKLNISYVVQLRISQMTFVAFAFAPSIMVRLVFEAIGQKSPFWIQGIDFLCVTAAILAPSPYLFVGYFDYPWSRVHHGGPAELLVGANGAIAIILVLFTFIRNKGYINFASKWIIGSFFLSAILLLAALFPSHGFPIYPLADFQFIPAFLLGYAVLRHGALSLEGRTIQLSQRLANLGLITMGIAAILYFPLIREQYGVGESAFHLTMIVLPLVLFNYLVVYIMSRPLAEELDISYFLLDLEKQKADEEREKALIAQDKAEEAREESEKLLLNILPYKVAKELKQKGSVTPSRIENVTVLFTDFKGFTKVAEGMDEQSLIEELDACFTQFDEIILRNNLEKLKTIGDSYMCAGGVPVETRTSAIDACLAALEVQSFMNQLKEIKSTLGLPFWELRLGIHTGPVVAGVVGRFKFAYDIWGDTVNTASRMESGGETGKINVSKETYELVKYFFVTEYRGKIHGKNKGELDMYFVHRLRPRYSQDPDGKAPNQYFREVYSRITKGANIRWKNET, from the coding sequence ATGGAATCATACCCACTCATTTATTTTTTAAAACCAGAAGGAATTATTTCCGATTGGGAATATTTTTGGTACCAGATACCTTATGGGGCTCCAGGGATTCTCACTTTTTTTGTTGGTGTTTTTTTAAGTTATTTTGCCTTTCAAAAGTTTCGTAAATCAGATGTTGATAATAAAATTTTCCATTTAAACCTAACGATTTCATTTATAAGTTTTGGATCGGTGGGTCTTGTTCTCACAACAAGGGCTTGGATTCAGGATGTAAACACATTAGTTTTTTGGAATGATTTATTATACTTCCTGGTAGCACCGCTAGCTCCCACTGCATTCTATATGGCATACCATATGACGGGAAAACAAAGCAAACTGTTGTTATATTATTCCTATCTTTGTTGGTTGGCTAGTTTTGTATTGTATTTCGGTGTTTTAATTGGAAAAGGATTTGAAACTACTATTTTTGAATTTCCATTCGGAAAGTATCCAAGAGGAAGTTCATTTGTTAGGCCTTGGGGGATTTTGGCACCACTTGGGTATTTTATTCTAATATTACCTTCTTTTATTAAACATTATCAATACATACGTAAACATTATCACCTAACTTTATTTCACGGTGTTAATTTACTTTTTTTACTCACAACTTTAAATGCTCCAAGTATCCTTGGGTTCAAAGTGTATCCGGGAGGATTCTTTTTATTTATCCCAATGTTACTTGTGGCCTATGGAGTATTTCGATCTGACTTTTTTGATGTAAATGAACTTCTATTTCAAAAGAATGGAATGTTTTATTTCTTATTTGCACTTTTATCTTTTGTTTTAATTTTTATTTCGTTTGGTGTTTCCTTTGGACTTTCCCCTGATGCTTATGAATCAGCCAAATGGTATCCTTGGGGAATCCCACCCGTAGTATCTGTATTTGGTGCTGTATTCCTTTCCATCATTGTGGCGGGTGCCAATCCATCGGCAAGGATCAATCAACTTTGTGCCTTTGCTCTGATTCTCACTGGATTTTATGTCATCCAATCGGTTCCTTTAAAGTTAAACATCTCTTATGTAGTTCAACTTCGTATTTCTCAGATGACCTTTGTGGCTTTTGCTTTTGCACCAAGTATCATGGTGCGATTGGTATTTGAGGCCATTGGTCAAAAGTCACCATTTTGGATTCAAGGTATCGACTTCCTTTGTGTAACTGCGGCTATCCTTGCACCTTCACCTTACCTTTTTGTTGGTTATTTTGATTACCCTTGGTCAAGAGTACATCATGGTGGCCCAGCAGAATTACTTGTTGGAGCTAATGGTGCTATTGCTATTATTTTAGTTCTTTTTACATTCATTCGCAACAAAGGTTATATTAACTTTGCATCTAAATGGATCATAGGCTCGTTTTTTTTGTCTGCTATTTTATTATTAGCCGCTCTTTTTCCTAGTCATGGTTTCCCTATTTATCCATTGGCAGATTTCCAATTTATACCAGCGTTTTTACTTGGTTATGCGGTGTTACGGCATGGAGCTTTGTCCTTAGAAGGTAGGACCATCCAACTCAGTCAAAGACTTGCTAACTTAGGCCTCATTACTATGGGCATTGCTGCAATCCTATATTTCCCATTGATTCGTGAGCAGTATGGGGTTGGGGAATCTGCCTTTCATTTAACTATGATTGTGCTACCTCTTGTTTTGTTTAACTACCTAGTTGTTTACATCATGTCTCGTCCTTTAGCAGAGGAACTTGATATCAGTTACTTTTTGTTAGATTTAGAAAAACAAAAGGCTGATGAAGAAAGAGAAAAAGCTTTGATCGCCCAAGACAAAGCAGAAGAAGCAAGAGAAGAATCGGAAAAGTTACTTCTCAACATTTTACCTTATAAAGTTGCAAAGGAATTAAAACAAAAAGGGAGTGTTACACCGTCTCGGATTGAAAATGTAACTGTACTTTTTACGGATTTCAAAGGGTTTACCAAAGTAGCTGAAGGAATGGATGAACAAAGTTTAATTGAGGAACTGGATGCCTGTTTCACTCAATTTGATGAAATCATTCTCAGAAACAATTTAGAAAAATTAAAAACCATTGGTGATAGTTATATGTGTGCTGGGGGAGTTCCCGTCGAAACGAGAACAAGTGCCATTGACGCTTGTTTGGCGGCATTAGAAGTCCAAAGTTTTATGAACCAACTAAAGGAAATTAAATCTACTTTAGGTTTACCTTTTTGGGAATTACGACTAGGTATTCATACAGGGCCTGTTGTAGCCGGAGTGGTGGGAAGGTTTAAATTCGCCTATGATATTTGGGGAGATACTGTTAATACGGCATCCCGAATGGAATCTGGTGGGGAAACAGGAAAAATCAATGTTTCCAAAGAAACTTATGAATTAGTAAAATATTTTTTTGTTACGGAATACAGAGGTAAAATTCACGGAAAAAATAAAGGTGAGTTGGATATGTATTTTGTTCATCGCCTAAGACCTCGTTATTCGCAGGATCCAGACGGAAAGGCACCTAACCAGTATTTCCGGGAAGTATATTCCCGGATCACCAAAGGTGCCAATATCCGTTGGAAAAACGAAACTTAA
- a CDS encoding alpha/beta fold hydrolase: MVDLNFPKKNATEWLAAGKFFEYKKFQIFFIQEGRGQNLILLHGFPTSSWDYSKIFNGLTRYFNTIAIDFLGFGYSSKPKKHNYTLIEQTDIIENYIEKNALKRVKFVFHDYAVSVGQEILARHLERSDRKYEIDGAVFFNGGLFPHLHRPTFKQKLLATPILGAVLSRFYDEKKFGVAFSQVFGKNTKPSDKEISVLWKLITYPNKVLIPHKLLKYIKERRVHGERWKNALLQTEVPLLFINGGEDPVSGSHLADEIEKLPIKNKKLIRWETIGHYPQWENPEESFKEIYEFLK; this comes from the coding sequence ATGGTTGATCTAAACTTTCCAAAAAAGAACGCTACTGAATGGTTAGCTGCTGGTAAATTTTTCGAATATAAAAAGTTTCAAATTTTCTTTATCCAAGAAGGAAGAGGACAAAACTTAATACTTCTTCATGGATTCCCAACTTCTTCTTGGGACTATTCCAAGATTTTTAACGGACTAACACGTTATTTTAATACAATCGCCATTGATTTTTTAGGATTCGGATATTCCTCAAAACCCAAAAAACATAACTACACTCTCATCGAACAAACTGATATTATAGAGAACTATATAGAAAAAAATGCATTAAAAAGAGTGAAGTTTGTTTTTCACGATTATGCAGTCAGTGTAGGCCAGGAAATTTTAGCAAGGCACTTGGAAAGAAGTGATCGAAAGTATGAAATTGATGGGGCAGTGTTTTTCAACGGAGGACTTTTTCCTCACCTACATAGACCTACTTTCAAACAAAAACTTCTCGCCACACCCATATTAGGTGCAGTCCTTTCTCGATTTTATGATGAAAAAAAATTTGGAGTAGCTTTCTCTCAAGTATTTGGAAAAAACACAAAACCAAGTGACAAAGAAATTTCTGTCCTTTGGAAACTCATCACCTACCCAAACAAAGTATTAATTCCACACAAACTTTTGAAATACATTAAGGAAAGACGAGTTCACGGAGAACGTTGGAAAAATGCACTCCTCCAAACAGAAGTTCCTTTACTTTTTATTAATGGCGGAGAAGACCCAGTGAGTGGAAGCCATCTAGCTGATGAAATCGAAAAGTTACCAATCAAAAACAAAAAACTAATTCGTTGGGAGACAATTGGACACTATCCGCAATGGGAGAATCCGGAAGAAAGTTTTAAAGAAATATATGAATTTTTAAAGTAA
- a CDS encoding YbbR-like domain-containing protein: MISKVYGKLVRNWKAKLVSLIIASIFYVNLQNSKVLIKTINVPVDYPKLSGNLNYSKNPEKTIPVRVEGLKDVVNYYSQFMKAVIDPEDVQLGVTEVPIKKIVGVPSGVKVTKLKKTVPVEIESRGLKVVPLEVVFEGAPPANFEKLTQIVSPQKITLSGKPQDLEKIAKIVLPEISLLDKKEPFAKTVRIPDLPKGITVLGSRDVTVNVNIIPLSYKTGEQTAAGIPIVCSGQDVRLDAELSEEQVAIRYFSLKPIRSAQILTGITAQVPCNYIFDPIKNKIIPELQPQVAKVRIIKNKDLKAIEILQISPEKIEIRYKVKEQQNPDSDPTDDGTGMEGPGTVPSDRS; the protein is encoded by the coding sequence ATGATCTCCAAAGTATATGGAAAATTGGTAAGAAACTGGAAGGCAAAACTTGTTTCGTTAATCATCGCCAGTATTTTTTATGTAAATCTTCAAAATTCCAAAGTATTAATTAAAACAATCAATGTCCCTGTCGACTATCCAAAGTTATCTGGTAATTTAAACTATTCCAAAAATCCTGAAAAAACCATTCCCGTACGTGTGGAAGGTTTGAAAGATGTAGTAAATTATTATTCACAATTTATGAAAGCAGTCATTGATCCAGAGGATGTCCAACTCGGAGTTACAGAAGTTCCCATTAAAAAAATCGTGGGTGTTCCTAGTGGAGTAAAAGTTACTAAACTCAAAAAAACAGTACCTGTGGAAATTGAGTCTCGTGGGTTAAAAGTGGTTCCATTGGAAGTGGTTTTTGAAGGCGCACCACCAGCTAACTTTGAAAAGTTGACGCAGATTGTTAGCCCGCAAAAAATTACACTCAGTGGAAAACCACAAGATTTAGAAAAAATCGCAAAGATTGTATTACCAGAAATTTCTCTTTTAGATAAAAAGGAACCATTTGCAAAAACAGTAAGGATTCCAGACCTTCCCAAAGGAATCACTGTCCTTGGATCACGCGATGTCACAGTGAATGTTAATATCATTCCTCTTTCTTATAAAACAGGAGAACAAACGGCAGCAGGAATTCCTATAGTTTGTTCTGGACAAGATGTTCGGTTGGATGCGGAACTTTCAGAAGAACAAGTGGCGATTCGTTATTTTTCTTTAAAACCAATTCGTTCCGCACAAATCCTTACTGGAATTACAGCCCAAGTTCCTTGTAATTATATTTTTGATCCTATTAAAAACAAAATTATCCCCGAATTACAACCGCAAGTTGCAAAAGTCCGAATTATTAAAAATAAAGATTTAAAAGCGATTGAAATTTTACAAATCAGTCCTGAAAAAATTGAAATTCGTTATAAAGTAAAAGAACAACAGAATCCAGATTCGGATCCTACCGATGATGGAACCGGAATGGAAGGTCCTGGTACAGTTCCTTCCGATCGGTCTTAA
- the cdaA gene encoding diadenylate cyclase CdaA: MDFFRGLYIIPWSKNYISISLDVLIVAFLIYKTYTTLRRTRGIQLLLGVGIIWISGSFAEYLGFELLEWILTNIRPALVFAIIVLLQPELRRLTGDLARIRLLRLFFLKPTFDLDPIVEAVRIMAQEKTGSIIVLVKDISLKDISENAVPLDAQVTSEVLQTIFFKNSPLHDGAVIIEQNRIVCAASYLPMSSSVEISTLGARHRSALGLSEETDAIIIVTSEETGDITICYEGEMLHPVKPLELKALVSSLMTGTRRSKDDSLRKSKEKDTGVSI, from the coding sequence TTGGATTTTTTCCGAGGATTATACATCATTCCGTGGAGTAAAAATTATATCTCCATATCTTTAGATGTTTTAATCGTCGCATTTTTAATTTATAAAACTTACACAACACTCCGAAGAACTCGTGGAATCCAACTTTTGCTAGGTGTAGGAATTATTTGGATTTCCGGAAGTTTTGCTGAATATTTAGGATTCGAACTTTTGGAATGGATCCTAACCAATATCAGACCAGCTCTTGTGTTTGCAATCATTGTACTCTTACAACCAGAACTGCGAAGACTAACCGGTGATTTGGCAAGGATAAGACTCCTTCGATTGTTTTTTCTCAAACCTACTTTTGATTTAGATCCAATTGTGGAAGCAGTTAGGATCATGGCTCAGGAAAAAACAGGATCTATCATCGTTCTCGTCAAAGACATTAGTTTGAAAGATATATCTGAAAACGCTGTGCCTTTGGATGCACAAGTCACCTCTGAAGTTTTACAAACAATTTTCTTTAAGAATTCTCCCCTGCATGATGGAGCAGTCATCATTGAACAAAATAGAATTGTTTGTGCGGCCTCCTATTTGCCGATGAGTAGCTCTGTGGAAATTTCTACCTTGGGGGCAAGGCATCGCTCCGCTTTGGGACTTTCAGAAGAAACGGATGCAATCATTATTGTTACTTCAGAAGAAACAGGTGATATTACCATCTGTTATGAAGGAGAAATGTTACATCCTGTTAAACCACTAGAACTCAAGGCTTTAGTCAGTAGTTTGATGACTGGAACTAGAAGGTCTAAGGATGATTCTCTTCGTAAATCAAAAGAAAAAGATACTGGAGTGAGTATATGA
- the dapB gene encoding 4-hydroxy-tetrahydrodipicolinate reductase, producing the protein MSKIKVGVIGAGGRMGKAIIQVLSLSKKSELSAAVVREGAVYAGFDSGNHAGIKESGILLSTDLQKACETSDVLIDFSTHTGFESILNAALTSKKPLVIGTTGLTDADKALIQSAATSIPIVFSPNMSVGVNLLFKLTEIAAKVLDEDFDVEVLDIHHRHKKDAPSGTAMYLKEVLLNATKRTEENVIYGRHGMYSERDQKEIAMHTMRAGEVVGEHTVYFLSSEERIEITHKAQDRKTFATGAVKAAEFLHGKSKGLYNMFDVLGI; encoded by the coding sequence TTGTCTAAAATCAAAGTAGGTGTCATCGGCGCTGGTGGAAGGATGGGAAAGGCCATCATCCAAGTGCTTTCTCTTTCTAAAAAATCGGAGTTAAGTGCTGCCGTTGTAAGAGAAGGTGCTGTGTATGCTGGATTTGATTCGGGAAACCATGCAGGTATCAAAGAATCGGGTATTTTACTTTCTACCGACTTACAAAAAGCATGTGAGACTTCGGATGTCCTAATCGATTTTAGTACTCATACTGGTTTCGAATCTATTTTAAATGCGGCATTAACTAGTAAAAAACCTTTGGTGATCGGAACCACTGGATTAACTGATGCTGACAAGGCTCTCATTCAATCGGCGGCAACTTCGATTCCTATCGTGTTTTCGCCTAATATGTCAGTAGGTGTGAATCTTTTGTTTAAATTAACAGAGATCGCAGCTAAAGTATTAGATGAAGATTTTGATGTAGAAGTTCTCGATATCCACCATAGACATAAAAAGGATGCACCTTCGGGAACTGCTATGTATTTAAAAGAGGTTCTTTTAAATGCTACAAAACGTACGGAAGAAAATGTCATCTACGGTCGTCATGGAATGTATTCCGAAAGAGACCAAAAAGAAATTGCCATGCACACAATGCGCGCTGGTGAAGTGGTTGGGGAACATACTGTCTATTTTTTAAGTTCTGAAGAACGAATTGAAATCACTCATAAAGCGCAAGATCGTAAAACTTTTGCTACGGGTGCTGTAAAGGCCGCCGAATTTTTACACGGCAAATCAAAAGGTCTTTATAATATGTTCGATGTGTTAGGAATATAA